Within Halorubrum lacusprofundi ATCC 49239, the genomic segment TGATACCGAGTTGCTTACGGGCGAAAACGGCCACCGGGAACAGCGAAATCCCGGCGGCAACGGTCGCCTGGTGCAGCCCGAAGAGGGCCGCCGTACGGATGCGGTCGAACATGGGTCTTCGAACGACCGGAGCGGAGGAGTGTATATATATCTTTCGAGGTGTGTAATTCGTCGACCTCGACGCAGTCACGCGATTTCGAGTTATAGAGTAACGATCGTGAAATATATTCGAGTGGCTGTCACGATCTGGATATCCACGGCGGTGCGAACCCCGCTCGTTTCCATAAGTTATGGGTATCCACTGCGCCTCGTGCGCCTCGCATCTATGGGGTCTTGGCGGAGTTCGAGGCAGATATCTCGGCGGTCCTCGTAGTCGTGTTCGAGGCTCGGACCGGAACCCTGACCGGCTCCGATCGTGGACCGAACGCGATTTAACCGATCCGTCGCCTATCACGCGGCGTGCAGAACGTTACGGACCGAACGCGAAACCCGTTCGGGATGCGCCCGGACTGCGAGTCGTTCGTCCCCGGCTACGGCGACGCCAACGCCGACTTTCACGTAGTCGGCGACCACCCCGGCGTCCACGGCGGCGTCGACGCGGGCATCCCGTTCACCGGCGAACCGTGGTCGACCGCATTCCTCTCGGCGCTGGCCGAGGGAGGCCTGATCGGGGGGTTCGACGACTCGGCGGATGACCCAGCGACGATCGACGACTCGGCAGACGGCGCCGAGACCGCGGACCCGATCGTCGCTGACCGGACGTTCTTCTCGTACCTCCACATGTGCGTCCCCGACGGTGTCCCGGACGAGGCGTCGTACAACGACATGGAGCGGTTTTTCGACGCGGAGCTCCGGGCCATCGCGGCCCACGTCCTCCTCCCGGTCGGCGCCCGCGCGACCGACCACGTCCTCCAGCAGTACACATCGCGTGCGCACAAGACCGAGATCGACATGGACGCGCTCCACGCCGAGGAGCTGCTCGGGTCCGGGTGGCTCGTCCTCCCGATCAAAGACCCCGCGGAGTGGACCGAAGGCGACGGCGACCGACTCGCCGCGGCGCTCCGCGAGCTCCAATCGACGGACTTCCGTCGCGAGAGCGACCTCGGTCGCTTCATCGCGGGCAGTGAACCGTATCTCGTCAGGTGACGCGTCGCGAGACGCGGTTCGCGGTCGCTTACTGTTAACGACCCGACCCGATCACCCCCTCGCTCCGATCCCTAGGTCGGATGCATGTGCGGTTCCGCTGCGGCTTTGAGGTTCCGATCGGATCGTTCGAGCGGAATTACCCACATTAGTGTCTGAACGTCACCCTCACACCGACCGCTGCTGTCATATTTGTCACTACTCCCCGAATTTTATACTAGTCACCGCTATTCGACAGTAGACGCCCGATCGATCGGGCGTCGGCCGTAGGACTGGTACTCCATACGGTGGCTTGGTCAGCACCGGCCCTCACGGGCCGTTTTTCGCGCCGCTTGGTCCCCGCCTACTGCTCCGCCAGCAGCGCGTCGAGGTACTGCCCGACGTGGTCGTCCATGCGTCGCTTGAACCCCGCCCGCCGCGCGAGCCGGTCGATCTCTCGCGAGACGTACGTGCCGTACTGGACCGCCTTCTTGTCGGCCGTCCGGACCGACTCCGGCACTCGATCGGTTGCCGCCCGCCGGAGCGCGACCTTGCGCTCGTCGTCGCTCGCGAGCAGTTCGCCCGGCAGCGCGAGCGCGGCCGCAACGAGCCGGTCGTCCAAGAGCGGCGCGACCGGCTCGACCCCGGCGGCGCGGAGCGCGAGCACGTCGCGATCGAGCTGTTCCGGAAGCGTCCGGACGGTCTCAGTCCGTGCGCCCCGCACCGTCTCCGCTGCGACGCGGTCGTCGCCGGCGGGGTTGACGACCTTGCTGTAGCCACCGAACAGCTCGTCGGCGCCCTGTCCCACCGCAAGTCGATCGATACCGTCCGTCGCGGCCGCCTCCGCCGCGAGATACAGCGGGACCGCGATCGCGACGTCCATCGGATTGCGCCGTCCGGTCGCCGCGGCGACCGCTCCGACTGCGCGCACGAGGTCGTCGTGAGTGATCTCGACGACTCGGAGATCAAGTTCCATCGCCGTGGCGGCCTCGCGAGCGGCCTCAATGTCGTGACAGCCCTCGAAGCCGGCGACGTAACACGGCGCGTCCGGGACCGCGGCAGCGACGACTCCGGAGTCGATGCCGCCGGAGAAGGCGACCGCGAGGTCGTTTCTGTTCGCCTCCGTTTTGATCTCGCCGAGCACAGCGCCGAGTGCCTCGTCGACCGCGGCCTGTCCGGACTCTGCGTCGACCGGCTCCTCGTCCGGGAGCGACCAGACGCGCTCGGCCCCCGCACTCGACGCGACGGTCCCGGCTGGAACGGGTTCCGGGTCGTCGAGGTCGGTCCGATCGAAGCTCCAGATACCGGAGTCAGTAGGATCACCCCCAGACGCCGGATCCGCGCCGCCCCGCTCGACGAACAGTGGCTCGCGGCCGAGGACGTCACGAACAAGTACCGGCCCCTCGCGGTTCGGGGGATCGCGGAGGAGTCCGGCGAAGCCGCGCCCGCCGGGGAGGGGGTCGCCGCCGCGGAGGGCGTCGCAGATGCGATCGGGTGACGCGCCTCGCAGATCGGAGGAGGAAGGGGTCGTCATCGCAGTCAGCGGAGCGCGTTCAGCGCGCGGAGCGCGCGGCGCTTGGCGCCGCCGCTGAACTGGCGGAGCGAGACGCGCCACGGGGTTCGTTTCCCGACGACGCTGGTTCGTCCGTCGGCGATCCCGTTGAGGATCGCCTCGGCCGAACGGTCGTCGGCGCCGACCTCGGTTACGGCCTGTCCCACCATCTCCGAGATGTGGGCGTCGCTGCCGGCGGTCATCGGAATCCGGTTCCGGATCGCGAACTTCTCGGCCTGCCGGTTCGATCGCCCGGTGAACAGCCGGGAGTTGTACACTTCGAGGGCGTCGGCGCTCGCCAACTGTTCGTCGGTGATGTGAGCGGCGACGCCGTGGCGGGACTTCTGGAAGGGATGGGGAATGACCGCGATCCCGCCCTGGTCGCGGATCCGATCGAGCGTCTCGTCATACGGGAGCCCGCTCTCGACGCGCTCGCTGATGCCGAACGCGAGGATGTGGCCGGCCGCGCTCGTCACCTCCATGCCAACGATGCCGACGAGCCCGTAGTCGGGGGCCTTCTCGGCCGCCTCGATGCTGGCGTCGATCTCGTCGTGGTCCGTAACGGCGAGCGCGTCCAGTCCGACCGCCGCCGCCTGCTCCAAGAGGAGGTCGACCGGATCGCGCCCGTCGTAGGACAGCGCGGAATGCGTGTGCAGCTCGACCGATAACACGCGCTTGACTTCGGGCGTGGTCTTCAAAAGCGCCCCGGTCCGGCGCGGTTCGCGTCGATATCGATGAACGACTCCTCACACGGCGACGCGATAATTAAAAGGAAAGTGCGGTGGCGCGTGCCTGCGAGTGGCCGAAAGGCCACGAGGAGCACGCGCGAGGGAGTCGGTCGTCCGGAGCGAAGCGACGGGCGACCGACGAGGCTGGGGAGGCGTGAGGCTGTGCGGTGCGGCGGGCGGGACTCAAAGGGAAGTCGCCGGCGGCTCTGCCGCCGGCTGCCAGAGGCGCGAAGCGCCTCGCTGCCACGAGGACGAAGGCGCGGGAGGTAAGGACCGCAAGAAGCGAGCATCGTGAGCGACTGAGGACCGAAGCGACCGCACCGAGTCCTCGTGGCTGGGGCTTTGGAGGTGTTCACCACGGATTCGCAATCAACTATTTATATGCGAGCGGCTGAGGCTTTACGAGCAGCCACCGTATCACCGATCGACGGAGTGTGAACGATCGAGTCGACAACACCAGAAAAACGGTCTCCCTCAGACCGATCAGAACGCGCTTTTGCCGACCGTCTCGCGGTACGTCCCGGTACCGCGGTGGCCCGCCTCGTCCCACGTCTCGACCACGACCAGCACGCGAGTGTTCACGGCGTCGGCCGGCGCGTCCTCGATCCGGAGCATTGAGTCGCCGATGCGGGCGACGGCGTCGCCGCCCTCCGTGCCGGTGACCATCACCTCGATCACGTCGCCCGGCTCGTAGTCGGGAGTCGACTCTCGGAACGAGAACCCGGCGAAGAACTTGTCGAAGCGGCTCATGCGCGCGACACCTCCTCAGAGGTCCGGTCGGGAATGTACTCCCGCCCGAATCCGGTGATCGCGGCTAGCAGGAAGACGATCACGAGGAACCAGCCGTGGAACACGTACGGCACGACCTCGATGGGGTTGACCACCATCTCGGGGCCGTACTGGGCGCCGAGTCCGTCTGGACCGACCATCACCTGATACCCGACGAGGACGCCGCCGGCCCACGGGAAGATGTACCCGAGCGCGGAGGTGTTCGCGTCCAAGATGTTCGCCCGCCGGTAGCCGTTGATGTTGAACTTCTCGCCGATCCGCGCGATGTACGGCGCGATCGCGATCTCCGCAGCCGTGTTGATTGTGATCATCCCGTTAATCGTCGCCGTGCCGAGGACCATCGTCAGCTCGGCGCGGCGGACGTTGGTCGCGACGGAATTGAGCAGGAATTCCTGGATCGCCGCGAACCCGCCGCCGCGGATCATGATCTGCGCCATCGACACGATCAGCAGCGTCAACACGATGAGCGGGAAGAAGCCGATCGCGCCCGAGTAGAGGCTCCCGCCCACGCCCGCGGTCTCGCCGACCACGACGAACGGCAGCGCGGTGAACCTCCCGGCCTCGGTCACGGTGAACGCGAGGATGTCGCTCACCGACGAGAGGCCGAACGCGATGTTGAACGCGACGGCGACGACGATCCCCCACGAGATCGCCTCAACGATGTGCCGTCCCGCGATCGCCGTCGCGATGACGATGCCCATCGAGAACAAGTGAACCAGACCGAGCGCAGTCGCTGACTCGCGGAGCGCGACCGACCCTTCGAGGCTCGCTCCCGACAGCGCCGACCCCATGATCAGGTAGGCGATGAACGCCGGGATAGCCGCCGCAATCGCGTATTTGAACCGCGAGGCGACGACGCCGCCGATGTCGGCGTCCTGCGTCACCGCGCTTACGATCGTCGTGTCGCTGACGGGCGCGAGGTTATCGCCGAAGACGGCGCCCGAAAGGATCGCCGCGAACAGCAGCACCGGGTTCGCGCCGATGAGGACCCCGGCTGGGAAAAAGAGGGTCACGAACGCGATGGTGGCACCGTACCCCGTCCCGATCCCGGTCGCGAGCAGGCCACAGAGGACGAACGCCGCAGCCGGGAACGTCGCCGCGCCGACGTTCAAGGCGTCGGCGGCGAAGATGAGTCCCTCGACGAATCCGCCGACCTGTAGCGTGTCGGCGAACATGCCGGCCCACAGCCACGCGACGATCGCCGTCGCGGCGACGCGCTGGGTCATCCCCTCGAAGATGGTGTCGGCGTACACCTTCCAGTCTCCGCGTACGAAGAACATCCCGAGGATCGTCCCGAGCAGCGCCCCGATGACGAGGCCCTGCGTGTCGCCGATGCCGAGGACACCGCTCTGGAAGATGGCCCAGGTGATGAAGAAGGCGAGCGGGATCGTGCTCGCCCACTTCCCGCCGTAGAACGTGATCCGCGGTCCTGAGTCCGTCCCCGTTCCCGTCTCGGCGCTGAGCCCCCCGTCGGTCACGAGTTCGTCGTCGTTCGCGGCCCCACCGGCGGTCATGGTCTCGTCAGTTGCGCCGGATCCGCCCCCACCGGGGGCGTCGCAGTCGGGTGGTTCGTCGCCGGTCCGATCGATCGGGTCGCTGTCGGATGGGTCGGTCATGTGTCTCTCCCACGCACTCGGTAATCGACGACCTACGTAAACCCTCGTGTCCTGTTCCGTCAGCCTCCCGTCTCCGCCCGCGTCTCGTCTCCGCCCGTGACTCCGTTCCTCGATCTCCGTATCCATCCGAGCGCCCCACAAGAACACGCTTAAGAACCCCGACGACGACCCCTCACACGGGAACAGCACAGCTGCAGATCCGACGCGCCGGGGCCTCTTCGCCCACGGCTTGGGAATGTAGCAGTGCGCCGACGCCTCCGGCGTCGCGGTCGGACCGTCCGCTCACGCGGGTTGTCCGGTCGGACTGCTCGATCCGCGAGCCGTCCGTCAGCCGCGTCGCGCGGAGTCGCGGTCACGTTGCGGTTGTGCCGTTCCAATCAGATACACAATGGCACGAATGCACACGCGCCGTCGCGGTTCGTCCGGTTCGGACAAGCCGGCGACGGACGAGAACCCGGAGTGGAGCGACGTCGACGCCGAGGACATCGAGTCCCGCGTCGTCGAACTAGCGGAGCAGGGCCACGACCCCAGCGTCATCGGACTCAAGCTCCGTGACGAGGGCGTCAAGGGCGTTCCGGTGCCCGACGTGAAGCTGGCCACCGGCAAGAAGCTCACCGATATCTTAGAAGCGCACGACGCGGATTCGGAGTTCCCCGAGGACCTCCGCAACCTGATGGCCCAGGCCGTCCGCCTGCGCGAACACATGGCGGAGAACGGACAGGACCACCAGAACAAGCGCTCGCTCCAGAACACGGAGTCGAAGATTCGCCGCCTCGCGAACTACTACCGTGGCGACGAGATCGACGAGGAGTTCACGTACACCCACGAGCTCGCCGCCGAGCTCCTCGAAGACGAGTAGCGACTCCGACGGGAACGGCTCCGACGAGTAACCGACACGACGCGACACCGAGTCGCGACAAACCGACGTGACGCATCGACCCACGACCACACCACACGACCGCACCCACTCAATGACCGAAGCGACATCCGCCACGCCCGCCCCCGACGCCCTCGCCGACGTCCTCGCGGACGCGCCGTTC encodes:
- a CDS encoding uracil-DNA glycosylase family protein, coding for MQNVTDRTRNPFGMRPDCESFVPGYGDANADFHVVGDHPGVHGGVDAGIPFTGEPWSTAFLSALAEGGLIGGFDDSADDPATIDDSADGAETADPIVADRTFFSYLHMCVPDGVPDEASYNDMERFFDAELRAIAAHVLLPVGARATDHVLQQYTSRAHKTEIDMDALHAEELLGSGWLVLPIKDPAEWTEGDGDRLAAALRELQSTDFRRESDLGRFIAGSEPYLVR
- a CDS encoding Na+/H+ antiporter NhaC family protein, with protein sequence MTDPSDSDPIDRTGDEPPDCDAPGGGGSGATDETMTAGGAANDDELVTDGGLSAETGTGTDSGPRITFYGGKWASTIPLAFFITWAIFQSGVLGIGDTQGLVIGALLGTILGMFFVRGDWKVYADTIFEGMTQRVAATAIVAWLWAGMFADTLQVGGFVEGLIFAADALNVGAATFPAAAFVLCGLLATGIGTGYGATIAFVTLFFPAGVLIGANPVLLFAAILSGAVFGDNLAPVSDTTIVSAVTQDADIGGVVASRFKYAIAAAIPAFIAYLIMGSALSGASLEGSVALRESATALGLVHLFSMGIVIATAIAGRHIVEAISWGIVVAVAFNIAFGLSSVSDILAFTVTEAGRFTALPFVVVGETAGVGGSLYSGAIGFFPLIVLTLLIVSMAQIMIRGGGFAAIQEFLLNSVATNVRRAELTMVLGTATINGMITINTAAEIAIAPYIARIGEKFNINGYRRANILDANTSALGYIFPWAGGVLVGYQVMVGPDGLGAQYGPEMVVNPIEVVPYVFHGWFLVIVFLLAAITGFGREYIPDRTSEEVSRA
- a CDS encoding DUF7513 family protein, whose amino-acid sequence is MSRFDKFFAGFSFRESTPDYEPGDVIEVMVTGTEGGDAVARIGDSMLRIEDAPADAVNTRVLVVVETWDEAGHRGTGTYRETVGKSAF
- a CDS encoding 30S ribosomal protein S15, whose translation is MARMHTRRRGSSGSDKPATDENPEWSDVDAEDIESRVVELAEQGHDPSVIGLKLRDEGVKGVPVPDVKLATGKKLTDILEAHDADSEFPEDLRNLMAQAVRLREHMAENGQDHQNKRSLQNTESKIRRLANYYRGDEIDEEFTYTHELAAELLEDE
- a CDS encoding asparagine synthase C-terminal domain-containing protein, translating into MTTPSSSDLRGASPDRICDALRGGDPLPGGRGFAGLLRDPPNREGPVLVRDVLGREPLFVERGGADPASGGDPTDSGIWSFDRTDLDDPEPVPAGTVASSAGAERVWSLPDEEPVDAESGQAAVDEALGAVLGEIKTEANRNDLAVAFSGGIDSGVVAAAVPDAPCYVAGFEGCHDIEAAREAATAMELDLRVVEITHDDLVRAVGAVAAATGRRNPMDVAIAVPLYLAAEAAATDGIDRLAVGQGADELFGGYSKVVNPAGDDRVAAETVRGARTETVRTLPEQLDRDVLALRAAGVEPVAPLLDDRLVAAALALPGELLASDDERKVALRRAATDRVPESVRTADKKAVQYGTYVSREIDRLARRAGFKRRMDDHVGQYLDALLAEQ
- a CDS encoding PHP domain-containing protein, which gives rise to MLSVELHTHSALSYDGRDPVDLLLEQAAAVGLDALAVTDHDEIDASIEAAEKAPDYGLVGIVGMEVTSAAGHILAFGISERVESGLPYDETLDRIRDQGGIAVIPHPFQKSRHGVAAHITDEQLASADALEVYNSRLFTGRSNRQAEKFAIRNRIPMTAGSDAHISEMVGQAVTEVGADDRSAEAILNGIADGRTSVVGKRTPWRVSLRQFSGGAKRRALRALNALR